From the bacterium genome, one window contains:
- a CDS encoding polyprenyl synthetase family protein: MTPPLTPPFVAETLREYGGLVREALADYLPAREPRRHLYDLLAEYPRRAGKMMRPSICMASARAFGARPGEALRTAVAIELLHNALLIHDDIEDGSEERRGQPTLHRLHGIPLAINAGDTLTLMSLRPLLENAVTIGPRLALRILEQTERMARESAEGQAIELGWRRDNAVDVDDAAYLAMVLKKTCWLATIYPSWVGAMIGARGGVALEPFIRFGFFLGAAFQIQDDVLNLVDDSGRYGKELDGDIAEGKRTLMLIHLFRHATEAERARLTDVLRRRRDDRTAEDVRWVRERMDAYGCIEHARQIAHGLAGAALHEYGLVYGGLPESRDTRFLAGLATWVFERT, translated from the coding sequence GTGACGCCGCCGCTGACGCCACCGTTCGTCGCCGAGACGCTGCGCGAGTACGGCGGGCTCGTGCGCGAGGCGCTCGCCGACTACCTGCCGGCGCGCGAGCCGCGCCGCCATCTCTACGATCTCCTCGCCGAGTATCCGCGGCGCGCCGGCAAGATGATGCGCCCCAGCATCTGCATGGCCTCGGCGCGCGCCTTCGGCGCGCGGCCGGGCGAGGCGCTGCGCACCGCGGTCGCCATCGAGCTGCTGCACAACGCCCTCCTCATCCACGACGACATCGAGGACGGCAGCGAGGAACGCCGCGGCCAGCCGACGCTGCACCGGCTGCACGGCATCCCGCTCGCCATCAACGCCGGCGACACGCTGACCCTGATGAGCCTGCGGCCGCTGCTGGAGAACGCCGTCACCATCGGCCCGCGCCTGGCGCTGCGCATCCTCGAGCAGACCGAGCGCATGGCGCGCGAGTCCGCCGAGGGGCAGGCGATCGAGCTCGGCTGGCGGCGCGACAACGCCGTCGACGTGGACGACGCCGCCTACCTCGCCATGGTGCTGAAGAAGACCTGCTGGCTGGCGACGATCTACCCGAGCTGGGTCGGCGCGATGATCGGCGCCAGGGGCGGCGTGGCGCTGGAGCCGTTCATCCGCTTCGGCTTCTTCCTCGGCGCCGCCTTCCAGATCCAGGACGACGTGCTCAACCTGGTGGACGACTCGGGGCGCTACGGCAAGGAGCTCGACGGCGACATCGCCGAGGGCAAGCGCACGCTGATGCTCATCCATCTCTTCCGTCACGCGACCGAGGCGGAGCGGGCCCGGCTCACCGACGTCCTGCGCCGGCGCCGCGACGATCGCACGGCCGAGGACGTGCGCTGGGTGCGCGAGCGCATGGACGCCTACGGCTGCATCGAGCACGCGCGCCAGATCGCGCACGGGCTGGCGGGCGCCGCGCTGCACGAGTACGGGCTGGTCTACGGCGGGCTGCCCGAGTCGCGCGACACGCGCTTCCTGGCAGGCCTCGCGACCTGGGTCTTCGAACGCACGTAG
- a CDS encoding NAD(P)-binding protein, whose amino-acid sequence MSDQPPIRVAIVGGGCAAITTAFELTHPRHRGRYAVTVYQVGWRLGGKGASGRGVAGRIEEHGLHVWMGFYENAFRLLRECYAELGRPPGSPIADWRDAFAPGSYVGVAEALPDGSWRDWTGHFPPADGLPGDPLSEQNPFTVTSYLARTASLLRALLRSCQARQADHRTPRPDQPADAGADDRRAPADLLSEALDRIGKYGMLASLASLVEVAGLLETVLRTLAADQQHTVLRVVNALAANARRQLEALAARDDEIRRLWEVIDLALAIMRGIVRFGLAFDPRGFDAIDDYEISDWLRLNGASRRSVDSAFMRGLYSLALAYEDGDFRRPRVAAGQGLRGALRMFFTYRGQIFWKMRAGMGDVIFAPFYEVLKRRGVRFEFFHRLENVALADPARMAPGERPHVAALEFDVQATVADGEYQPLVDVGGLPCWPAQPDWTQLVDGERLRAEGWAFESFWDRRKTATRTLRVIDDFDFVVLGIGVGAVPHTCREILARDARWRTMTEQVKTVATQAFQIWMREDMEALGWPIPLTTISAFAQPFDTWADMAQTLPYERWPIPPRAVAYFCSVLPDLPGPPNPRDPDYPQRRRAEAKRNAIAFLDRDIAHLWPAAARPGGGFRWELLVDPAGDAAAGATADAARFDSQYWTVNVNPSDRYTLAPPGSLRHRISPLDNTYDNLTIAGDWTDCGFSEGCVEAAVMSGRLAAHAIAQWPPLEEIIGYDHP is encoded by the coding sequence ATGAGCGACCAACCCCCGATCCGCGTCGCCATCGTCGGCGGCGGCTGCGCGGCCATCACCACCGCCTTCGAGCTGACCCATCCGCGGCACCGCGGCCGGTACGCGGTGACGGTGTACCAGGTCGGCTGGCGGCTGGGCGGCAAGGGCGCCTCGGGACGCGGCGTCGCGGGACGCATCGAGGAGCACGGCCTGCACGTTTGGATGGGCTTCTACGAGAACGCCTTCCGTTTGCTGCGCGAGTGCTACGCCGAGCTCGGCCGGCCGCCGGGATCGCCGATCGCCGATTGGCGCGACGCCTTCGCGCCGGGATCGTACGTCGGCGTCGCGGAGGCGCTGCCGGATGGGAGCTGGCGCGACTGGACCGGCCACTTCCCGCCCGCCGACGGCCTGCCCGGCGATCCGTTGAGCGAGCAGAATCCGTTCACCGTCACCAGCTACCTGGCGCGCACCGCCAGCCTCCTGCGCGCGCTGCTGCGCTCGTGCCAGGCGCGCCAGGCGGACCACCGCACGCCGCGCCCAGACCAGCCGGCCGACGCCGGCGCCGACGACCGCCGCGCGCCTGCCGATCTCCTGTCGGAAGCGCTCGACCGGATCGGGAAGTACGGCATGCTGGCGAGCCTGGCGAGCCTGGTCGAGGTCGCCGGCCTGCTCGAGACCGTCCTGCGCACGCTGGCGGCGGACCAGCAGCACACGGTGCTGCGGGTGGTGAACGCGCTGGCCGCCAACGCGCGCCGGCAGCTCGAGGCGCTCGCCGCGCGCGACGACGAGATCCGCCGACTGTGGGAGGTCATCGACCTCGCCCTCGCCATCATGCGCGGCATCGTGCGCTTCGGCCTCGCCTTCGACCCGCGCGGCTTCGATGCCATCGACGACTACGAGATCAGCGACTGGTTGCGGCTCAACGGCGCCTCGCGGCGCTCCGTCGACTCGGCGTTCATGCGCGGGCTCTATTCGCTCGCCCTCGCGTACGAAGACGGCGACTTCCGCCGCCCGCGCGTCGCCGCCGGCCAGGGCCTGCGCGGCGCGCTGCGCATGTTCTTCACCTATCGCGGCCAGATCTTCTGGAAGATGCGGGCCGGCATGGGCGACGTGATCTTCGCCCCGTTCTACGAGGTGCTGAAGCGGCGCGGTGTGCGCTTCGAGTTCTTCCACCGCCTGGAGAACGTCGCCCTCGCCGATCCGGCGCGGATGGCGCCGGGCGAGCGACCGCACGTCGCGGCGCTGGAGTTCGACGTCCAGGCCACCGTGGCGGACGGCGAGTACCAGCCGCTGGTCGACGTCGGCGGACTGCCCTGCTGGCCGGCCCAGCCCGACTGGACGCAACTCGTCGACGGCGAGCGCCTGCGCGCCGAGGGCTGGGCCTTCGAGTCGTTCTGGGACCGGCGCAAGACGGCGACCAGGACGCTGCGCGTGATCGACGACTTCGATTTCGTCGTGCTCGGCATCGGCGTCGGCGCGGTCCCGCACACCTGTCGCGAGATCCTGGCGCGCGACGCGCGCTGGCGGACGATGACCGAGCAGGTGAAGACGGTGGCGACGCAGGCCTTCCAGATCTGGATGCGCGAGGACATGGAGGCGCTCGGCTGGCCGATCCCGTTGACCACCATCTCCGCCTTCGCGCAGCCCTTCGACACCTGGGCGGACATGGCGCAGACGCTGCCGTACGAGCGCTGGCCGATTCCGCCGCGCGCGGTGGCGTACTTCTGCTCGGTGCTGCCCGACCTGCCCGGGCCGCCCAATCCGCGCGATCCGGACTACCCGCAGCGCCGGCGCGCCGAGGCGAAGCGCAACGCCATCGCCTTCCTGGACCGCGACATCGCCCACCTGTGGCCGGCCGCCGCCCGCCCGGGTGGCGGGTTCCGCTGGGAGCTGCTCGTCGACCCGGCCGGCGACGCGGCGGCGGGCGCGACCGCCGACGCCGCGCGCTTCGACTCGCAGTACTGGACGGTGAACGTGAACCCGTCCGACCGCTACACCCTGGCGCCGCCCGGCAGCCTGCGCCACCGCATCTCGCCGCTCGACAACACCTACGACAACCTCACCATCGCCGGCGACTGGACCGACTGCGGCTTCAGCGAGGGCTGCGTCGAGGCCGCCGTGATGTCCGGACGGCTGGCGGCGCACGCCATCGCGCAGTGGCCGCCGCTGGAGGAGATCATCGGCTACGATCACCCGTGA
- a CDS encoding saccharopine dehydrogenase NADP-binding domain-containing protein: MRRELMIHGATGYTGRLLARAAAAHGLRPILAGRDAARLRAVAEPLRLPYRVVAADDGRQQRDALRDVRVLLNAAGPFATAPPWHDACLEAGAHYLDVAGELAVFAALEQRDETARRREVMLMPGVGFLVVAADCLAAHVAARLPGARRLRIGTSRSLRLSRGSLKTMLTLVADAVTVRRDGVLTRVALGAVEHAFDYGDGPRRSTAMSMPELITAFRTTGVGTIDACVEVSAVERAAFQLAARMAWLVRHPLAQVALHTQAELLPEGPAPAPGDGAARAVVVEAEDARGHVVGARLRTPEAYRFTAAAALAIAGRVLRGELQPGFQTPARVYGADFALAIDGTRREDLARA; the protein is encoded by the coding sequence ATGCGCCGCGAGCTGATGATCCACGGCGCCACCGGCTACACGGGCCGGCTGCTGGCGCGCGCGGCGGCGGCGCACGGTCTGCGACCCATCCTCGCCGGCCGCGACGCGGCGCGCCTGCGGGCGGTGGCCGAGCCGCTACGGCTCCCCTACCGGGTGGTCGCCGCCGACGACGGCCGCCAGCAGCGCGACGCGCTGCGCGACGTGCGGGTGCTGCTCAATGCCGCCGGCCCCTTCGCCACGGCGCCGCCGTGGCACGACGCCTGCCTCGAGGCCGGCGCGCACTACCTCGACGTCGCCGGCGAGCTCGCGGTCTTCGCCGCGCTCGAGCAGCGCGACGAGACGGCGCGGCGGCGCGAGGTCATGCTCATGCCGGGCGTCGGCTTCCTGGTGGTCGCGGCGGACTGCCTCGCGGCGCACGTCGCGGCGCGGCTGCCCGGGGCGCGTCGCCTGCGCATCGGCACCTCGCGCTCGCTGCGGCTGTCGCGCGGATCGCTGAAGACCATGCTGACGCTCGTCGCCGATGCGGTCACGGTGCGGCGCGACGGCGTGTTGACGCGGGTCGCGCTCGGCGCCGTCGAGCACGCGTTCGACTACGGCGATGGGCCGCGCCGCAGCACCGCGATGAGCATGCCGGAGCTGATCACCGCCTTCCGCACCACCGGCGTCGGCACCATCGACGCCTGCGTCGAGGTGAGCGCCGTCGAGCGCGCCGCCTTTCAGCTCGCGGCGCGGATGGCGTGGCTGGTGCGCCACCCGCTGGCGCAGGTCGCCCTGCACACCCAGGCCGAGCTCCTCCCGGAGGGCCCGGCGCCCGCGCCGGGCGACGGCGCCGCGCGCGCGGTGGTCGTCGAGGCCGAGGATGCGCGCGGGCACGTGGTCGGCGCGCGCCTGCGCACGCCCGAGGCCTACCGCTTCACCGCCGCGGCGGCGCTGGCGATCGCCGGCCGCGTGTTGCGCGGCGAGCTGCAGCCCGGCTTCCAGACGCCGGCGCGCGTCTACGGCGCCGACTTCGCCCTCGCCATCGACGGCACGCGGCGCGAGGACCTCGCGCGCGCGTGA
- a CDS encoding AAA family ATPase: protein MPEQPATAAACRACGSTNPSGARFCNGCGTPLARDARAAAGAGERRQLTVLFCDLVGSTNLGARLDLEDYFELVRTYHDRADALIARYGGSVAQHQGDGIVAYFGWPAAHGDDAERAVRAGLAVAEEVGAIVAGDGTRLAARVGIHTGLVVVSSVGGGLNVETIALGDTTNVAGRVQTLGEAGSVLVTAATHRLVSGLFHVEDRGAPPLKGIAEPTRIYRVVRASGALNRLAAAAARGLTPFVGRASERALLRSRWERVQRGEGQVVLISGEAGIGKSRLVEQLKDDLRAVPHTRIECGGSPYHVSSAFYPVTAMLQQGFAGRGESSPAEKIEAIEQAVAQVGLPPATAVSLVAPLLDLPVPDRYPPPTLSPEQQRRELIASLVAWIRATARLQPTVVVVEDLHWVDPSTLELLALLAEQGADVPLLLLFTTRPIFRPPWPSRPHHAQMNLSQLTRDEVVAMITHLAAELRPSGPVIETLVSRTGGVPLFVEELVRMVVESPASQPRVPGTLQDSLMARLDRLGTGKQVARVASVIGRQFSYQLLRAIWPHAESELPAALAALVDAELIYADGALPDTTYLFKHVLIQEAAYDSLLKEPRAALHRAVAECLAGPFHSTSEAQPEVVAGHYTGAGMIPEAVRWWQTAGERASQRAAHAEAINHYGTALALLQGLPADPSRDGAELTLRVLLGLSLASARGYASPEVEQNYRAAHDLCRRLGETAELFPVVRGLCTFYIVRDNHVVANELAEQCLRIGEETRAPEYLIEGHNALGYTKFYLGELGPARALLETGVALYRSHRGAPLAALTPQDPAVACLSLLAAALWMLGYPEQGQRRIEEALALARSLASPFSLAYCCTYAATASELWRDFARSAAYSREAIAISTEHGFDVLRCAGTLHLGVAEGQLGEAEAGIARLTEALAEWRASGTEFMRSYFLAGLAEAQRAAGHLDAAAASVAEALAHAASGPDRFYEAELHRLRGELALAADAGAHDAAGADFERAIAIAGRQQARSLALRATVSLAELLRARDRRAEAGDLLRRAYAGFGEGFDTPDLRAARALLADLA from the coding sequence ATGCCCGAGCAACCGGCCACCGCCGCCGCGTGCCGCGCGTGCGGCTCCACCAACCCGAGCGGTGCCCGCTTCTGCAACGGCTGCGGCACGCCGCTGGCGCGCGATGCGCGCGCGGCGGCCGGCGCCGGCGAGCGCCGGCAGCTCACCGTGCTCTTCTGCGACCTCGTCGGCTCGACGAACCTCGGCGCCCGCCTCGATCTCGAGGATTACTTCGAGCTCGTCCGCACGTACCACGACCGCGCCGATGCGCTGATCGCGCGCTACGGCGGCAGCGTCGCCCAGCACCAGGGCGACGGCATCGTCGCCTACTTCGGCTGGCCGGCGGCGCACGGCGACGACGCGGAGCGCGCGGTGCGCGCCGGGCTGGCGGTCGCCGAGGAGGTGGGCGCCATCGTCGCCGGCGACGGGACGCGCCTGGCGGCGCGGGTGGGGATCCACACCGGACTGGTCGTGGTCAGCAGCGTCGGCGGCGGGCTCAACGTGGAGACCATCGCGCTCGGCGATACCACCAACGTCGCCGGCCGCGTACAGACGCTGGGCGAAGCGGGCAGCGTCCTGGTGACGGCGGCGACCCATCGCCTGGTGTCGGGGCTCTTCCACGTCGAGGATCGCGGCGCGCCGCCGCTCAAGGGCATCGCCGAGCCGACCCGGATCTATCGCGTGGTACGGGCGAGCGGCGCGCTCAACCGCCTCGCCGCGGCGGCGGCGCGCGGCCTCACGCCGTTCGTCGGACGGGCGTCCGAGCGGGCGCTGCTGCGTTCGCGCTGGGAGCGGGTGCAGCGGGGCGAAGGGCAGGTGGTGCTCATCTCCGGCGAGGCCGGCATCGGCAAGTCCAGGCTGGTCGAGCAGTTGAAGGACGACCTGCGCGCCGTGCCGCACACCCGCATCGAGTGCGGCGGCTCGCCGTATCACGTCAGCAGCGCCTTCTACCCGGTGACCGCGATGCTGCAGCAGGGCTTCGCCGGGCGCGGCGAGTCGAGCCCGGCCGAGAAGATCGAGGCGATCGAGCAGGCCGTGGCGCAGGTCGGCCTCCCGCCCGCCACCGCCGTCTCCCTGGTGGCGCCGCTGCTCGACCTGCCGGTGCCCGACCGCTATCCGCCGCCGACGCTCTCGCCGGAGCAGCAACGCCGCGAGCTGATCGCGAGCCTGGTCGCCTGGATTCGCGCCACCGCGCGGCTGCAGCCGACGGTGGTCGTGGTCGAGGACCTGCACTGGGTCGATCCGTCGACCCTCGAGCTGCTGGCGCTGCTCGCCGAGCAGGGCGCCGACGTGCCGCTGCTGCTGCTCTTCACCACGCGGCCGATCTTCCGTCCGCCGTGGCCGTCGCGCCCGCATCACGCGCAGATGAACCTCAGCCAGCTCACGCGCGACGAGGTGGTCGCGATGATCACCCACCTCGCCGCCGAGCTGCGGCCGTCGGGCCCGGTGATCGAGACGCTGGTCTCGCGCACCGGCGGCGTGCCGCTGTTCGTCGAGGAGTTGGTGCGGATGGTGGTGGAGTCGCCGGCGAGCCAGCCGCGCGTGCCCGGCACGCTGCAGGACTCGCTGATGGCGCGCCTCGACCGACTCGGCACGGGCAAGCAGGTCGCGCGCGTCGCCTCGGTCATCGGGCGGCAGTTCTCGTATCAGCTCCTGCGCGCGATCTGGCCGCACGCGGAGTCGGAGCTGCCCGCCGCCCTCGCCGCGCTGGTCGACGCGGAGCTGATCTACGCCGACGGCGCGCTGCCCGACACGACGTATCTGTTCAAGCACGTGCTCATCCAGGAAGCGGCCTACGATTCGCTGCTCAAGGAGCCGCGCGCGGCGCTGCACCGCGCGGTCGCCGAATGCCTGGCGGGGCCGTTCCACTCGACCAGCGAGGCGCAGCCGGAAGTGGTCGCCGGACACTACACGGGCGCGGGGATGATCCCCGAGGCGGTGCGCTGGTGGCAGACGGCGGGGGAGCGGGCGAGCCAGCGCGCCGCGCACGCGGAGGCGATCAACCACTACGGCACCGCGCTGGCGCTGTTGCAGGGCCTGCCGGCGGATCCGTCGCGCGACGGCGCCGAGCTCACCCTGCGCGTCCTGCTCGGGCTCAGCCTGGCGTCGGCGCGCGGCTACGCCTCGCCCGAGGTGGAACAGAACTACCGCGCCGCCCACGATCTGTGCCGGCGGCTGGGCGAGACGGCGGAGCTGTTTCCCGTGGTGCGCGGGCTCTGCACCTTCTACATCGTCCGCGACAACCACGTGGTCGCCAACGAGCTCGCGGAGCAGTGTCTGCGCATCGGCGAGGAGACGCGGGCGCCCGAGTACCTCATCGAGGGGCACAACGCGCTCGGCTACACGAAGTTCTACCTCGGCGAGCTGGGGCCGGCGCGCGCGCTGCTGGAGACCGGGGTGGCGCTGTACCGCTCGCACCGCGGAGCGCCGCTCGCGGCGCTGACTCCGCAGGATCCGGCCGTCGCGTGTCTGTCGCTGCTGGCGGCAGCGCTGTGGATGCTCGGCTATCCCGAGCAGGGGCAGCGGCGCATCGAGGAAGCCCTGGCGCTGGCGCGGTCGCTCGCGTCGCCTTTCAGCCTGGCCTATTGCTGCACCTACGCCGCCACCGCCTCGGAGCTGTGGCGCGACTTCGCCCGCTCGGCCGCATACAGCCGCGAGGCGATCGCGATCTCGACCGAGCACGGATTCGACGTGCTGCGCTGCGCCGGCACGCTGCACCTGGGCGTCGCCGAGGGCCAGCTCGGCGAGGCCGAGGCGGGCATCGCGCGGCTGACCGAGGCGCTCGCCGAGTGGCGCGCCAGCGGCACCGAGTTCATGCGCTCGTACTTTCTCGCCGGCCTGGCGGAGGCGCAGCGCGCCGCCGGCCATCTCGACGCCGCCGCGGCGAGCGTCGCCGAGGCGCTCGCGCATGCCGCGAGCGGGCCGGACCGCTTCTACGAGGCCGAGCTGCATCGCCTGCGCGGCGAGCTCGCCCTGGCCGCCGACGCCGGCGCGCACGACGCGGCCGGCGCCGATTTCGAGCGCGCGATCGCGATCGCCGGGCGACAGCAGGCGCGGTCGCTGGCGCTGCGCGCGACCGTCAGCCTGGCCGAGCTGCTGCGCGCGCGCGACCGCCGCGCCGAGGCCGGGGACCTGCTGCGCCGCGCCTACGCCGGCTTCGGCGAGGGATTCGACACGCCCGATCTGCGCGCGGCGCGCGCCCTGCTCGCGGATCTGGCGTGA
- a CDS encoding ATP-binding protein, whose protein sequence is MSTSGSPYRRPQAAELARRLAGPRRHIQVVAGPRQVGKSTLVQQVAEDLAAEVRYASADEPTLRGAEWIAQQWEAARLTAGGAGKTGAVLVLDEIQKIPGWSETVKRLWDEDTRRRVPLKAVLLGSAPLLIARGMSESLAGRFELLHLPHWSFAEMRAAFGFGLDEFLYFGGYPGAAPLIGEPERWRRYIADSLIETSVSRDVLLLTRVDKPALLRRLFDLACRYSGQILSYTKMLGQLHDAGNTTTLAHYLDLLAGAGLVVGLQKVAGDAARSRGSSPKLQVLNTALLSAASGLSFDEARGDREFRGRLAESAVGAHLANAAAAGDCALYYWRERNREVDFVVKSGRRLAAIEVRSGRAREIPAGMAAFTDAFGPKRTLLVGGDGIALEEFLARPVAHWIAS, encoded by the coding sequence GTGAGCACCTCCGGTTCTCCCTACCGCCGGCCCCAGGCGGCGGAGCTGGCCCGTCGGCTCGCCGGGCCGCGGCGCCACATCCAGGTCGTGGCCGGGCCGCGGCAGGTGGGCAAGTCCACGCTGGTCCAGCAGGTCGCCGAGGACCTCGCCGCCGAGGTGCGTTACGCCAGCGCCGACGAGCCGACGCTGCGCGGGGCGGAGTGGATCGCGCAGCAATGGGAGGCGGCGCGCCTCACCGCCGGCGGGGCCGGCAAGACCGGTGCGGTGCTCGTGCTCGACGAGATCCAGAAAATCCCCGGCTGGTCCGAGACGGTGAAGCGCCTGTGGGACGAGGACACGCGCCGGCGCGTGCCGCTCAAGGCGGTGCTCCTGGGATCGGCGCCGCTGCTGATCGCGCGCGGCATGAGCGAGAGCCTGGCGGGCCGCTTCGAGCTGCTGCACCTGCCGCACTGGTCGTTTGCCGAGATGCGCGCGGCGTTCGGCTTCGGGCTGGATGAGTTCCTGTACTTCGGCGGCTATCCGGGCGCGGCGCCGCTGATCGGCGAGCCGGAGCGCTGGCGTCGCTACATCGCCGACAGCCTGATCGAAACCTCGGTCTCGCGCGACGTGCTGCTCCTCACGCGCGTGGACAAGCCGGCGCTGCTGCGGCGGCTGTTCGATCTCGCCTGCCGCTATTCGGGACAGATCCTGTCGTACACGAAGATGCTGGGGCAGCTCCACGACGCCGGCAATACGACGACGCTCGCGCACTATCTCGATCTGCTCGCGGGCGCGGGACTGGTCGTCGGCCTGCAGAAAGTCGCCGGCGATGCCGCCCGCAGCCGCGGCTCGAGTCCCAAACTCCAGGTGCTGAACACGGCGCTGCTCAGCGCCGCGAGCGGGCTCTCCTTCGACGAGGCCCGCGGCGATCGCGAGTTCCGGGGGCGGCTCGCCGAGTCGGCCGTCGGCGCGCATCTCGCCAACGCCGCCGCGGCCGGCGACTGCGCGCTCTACTACTGGCGCGAGCGCAACCGCGAAGTGGACTTCGTCGTGAAGTCGGGGCGCCGGCTCGCCGCCATCGAGGTCAGGAGCGGCCGCGCGCGCGAAATTCCGGCCGGCATGGCCGCCTTCACCGACGCGTTCGGACCGAAGCGCACGCTGCTGGTCGGCGGCGATGGCATCGCGCTCGAGGAGTTCCTCGCGCGTCCCGTGGCGCACTGGATCGCGTCATGA